GAAGATGGCTACCTTCGCTGCCCAATTGAAGTGATTGCCGATGGCCTGATGACAACCGGAATTGAAGTTACTGAAGCTGAAATTTTGAAAGTGCTGGAAAAAATCTGGTACATCGATCCGGTTGGCATTGGCGCAAGAAATTTACAGGAATGTTTGCTGATTCAACTTGAAGCCAAATATCAACGAACGGAAGATATCGACGACACGCTCTATGAACAAGCCAAGCTTATTCTGAATAAATATTACCACGAGTTCACAATGAAACACTTTGAGAAGCTAATGACCCTTCTCAGTATCTCACCAGAAGAACTCACGCAAGCACTTTTGCTCATTCAAAGCTTTAATCCAAAACCGGGCGGCGATGTTTCGGCTTCAAGCAATTACATAATCCCTGATTTTATTGTTACTTTTGATGGGAAAAATTTGGTGGCCTTTTCCAATGAACGAAATTCTTTTCAGATCCGAATTTCGGAACAATACAAACCGTTGCTTGAAGACAAGTCTCAGCCAAAAGGAGCAAAAGAGTTTGTCCGCAACAAATACGAAGCAGCCAAAAATTTCATGACGGCCATTGAAATGCGTCGCCAAACCTTGCAGCGCGTGATGAACGCTCTTTTAAATCTGCAATATGAATTTTTCACCATTGGGCCAAACCGGTTGAAACCGATGATTTTAAAAGATGTGGCTGAAGTGGCTGGCGTCGATATTTCAACGGTGAGCCGCGTGGTAAATGGAAAATATGTGCAAGCGCACAAGGGCATTTTGGAATTGAAATATTTCTTCAGCACAGGACTCGAGACCGAATCGGGCGATGAAATTTCCAACAAGCTGATTAAAGAAAAAATCAAATCGTTTATTGAAAAAGAAGATACACGCAAGCCGCTGAGCGACGACAAAATCTCCGAGATGCTTCAGCAAAACGGATTCAAGGTGGCACGAAGAACCGTCGCCAAATATCGCGAGCAAATGAATATTCCAGTAGCTCGCCTTCGAAAACAAATACAGTCTCTTAAATAATTCAAACCAGTTTGTGTAGTGAGTAACGAGAAACCAATTATGCGCGCGACAACCGTCATTGGTGTTTTGCGAAATGGAAAAGCGGCGCTTGGCAGCGACGGACAAATGACTTATGGCAATACGATCTTAAAACATTCGACGACAAAAATCAGAAAAATGCACGATGGCAAAATCATTGTGGGTTTTGCGGGCGCAACTGCCGACGCATTAACTTTGTTGGAGCGATTTGAAGAAAAACTTCAAGCGTACGGCGGTCGTTTAGATCGTTCCGCTGTTGAGCTGGCCAAAGAATGGCGCATGGATAAATATTTGCGCCGCCTGGAAGCCATGCTGGCTGTGGTTTCGCGCGAAAAAGCGTTGATTATTTCTGGAACGGGCGATGTGATTGAACCGGAAGATGGCATTGTGGCCATCGGAAGTGGCAGCATGTACGCGCTTTCTGCTGCACGCGCGCTCTTGAAACACACCAACTGCGATGCAAAAACCATTGTGGAAGAATCGTTGAACATTGCCGGTGAAATCTGCATTTACACCAATACTAATATTCAAATTCAAGAAATTGTTTAAGCCCTCTTTTTTTAAAGAGATACACGCTTTCAAATTTTATTCTGGGTTATTTGGGAAGGTATTTCCATTGTTTGACGAATACGATACATTCTGAATTTGACCCGAGGTTTTCTAAAGTTTTAAAAGCAAAAAAGATAGATGCCAAAATCAAAATCTTCTAAAGAACTCACCGAAGATGAAGTAAAATCTACATCGGAGCAAAAGAAAAGTGATATGACGGAAACGGGTGACGAACGCGACAATAAAATTCCAGAACATTTTCTGACGCCGAGTCAAATTGTTAAGGAGTTAGACAAGTACATTATTGGACAACGCGAAGCGAAAAAATCAGTAGCCATTGCGCTCAGAAATCGGCTTCGCCGCCAGCGCGTTGAAGGCGCGCTTCGCGACGAAATTATGCCAAACAACATCATCATGATTGGCCCCACCGGTGTTGGCAAAACGGAAATTGCACGCCGCTTGGCAAAGCTTTCTGGCGCTCCGTTCGTCAAAGTTGAGGCATCAAAATTTACCGAAGTGGGATATGTCGGTCGCGATGTTGAATCCATGATTCGCGACTTGATGGATTTGGCCGTTGGCATGGTCAGAAGCGAGCAATCAGTTGTGGTTCAGGAAAAAGCAAAACAGCTGGCCGAAGAACGCATTCTGGACATTTTACTGCCGCCCGTGAAAAAAATTCCGGCTGGATTTAAAAAGCAACAATCGGCTGAAACAGACGCGGACACAGACGAGGATAAAACGGAAAACGAAATCAACGACAGAAGCCGCGAAAAAATGAGAGACCGATTGAGAAATGGCAAGCTCGACGATAAAACCATTGAGCTGGAAGTTTCTTCTGATTCGCAAGGCATGATGCAAATTCTCGGCCCTTTTGGTCCAATGGAAGACATCGGCGGAATGATGCAGGATATTATCAGCGGTTTGCCGAAAAAACGAAAAAAACGTCGCGTGACCATTTCCGAAGCCAAAGTTATTCTTGAGCAAGAAGAAACCCAGAAGCTTATCGACATGGATGCGGTGGTCAAAGAAGCCACGCAGCGCGTTGAAAATTCAGGCATTGTCTTTATCGATGAGATCGACAAAATTGCGTCCAGTTCCACCGGAAATGGGCGTAGCCCGGATGTCAGCCGCGAAGGCGTTCAGCGCGATTTGCTTCCCATTGTGGAAGGCTCGAATGTGGCAACCAAATATGGCCTGGTGAAAACCGACCATGTTTTGTTCATCGCATCTGGCGCGTTTCATGTAGCCAAACCATCGGACTTAATTCCTGAACTTCAAGGACGATTTCCAATTCGTGTTGAACTGAAAAGTTTGCAGGAAGATGATTTCGTCAAAATTCTCACGCAACCAGAAAATGCCTTGATTAAGCAATACACGGCGCTGTTGAAAACAGAAAACGTGGAGCTGGAATTTTTGGAAGATGGCATTCAGGAAATTGCACGAATCGCAGCCCAAGTCAATGAGTCAGTTGAAAATATTGGCGCTCGGCGCTTGCACACCATTATGACAACGTTGCTGGAAGAACTGATGTTTAATATTCCTGAAAACATTCCAGACAACAAAATCGTAGTGGACAAAGCGATGGTCGAAAGCCGGTTGAGTGATATTGCCAAAGATAGAGACCTAAGCCGATATATTTTATAAGCTTATAAACAAATTTATTCATTTAGCGTACAAGCAACCGGTTTTTTGAGACTTTTTTAATCAATAAAACTTGCTTGAAAAAAAAATATGGAAACAAGACCCTTTTATTATAATCCGGGATACTCACAAGTTTCGGCTGATGTTCAAAATCGAGTGATCAACCAAGTATTTGTGTGGATGGCACTTGGCTTGGCACTTACCGCCGGAACAGCTTTTGCAACGGCCAGCTCTGAGGCCATGATGCAACTCGTATTCGGCAACCCGATTGTTTTTTTCGGGCTCATCATTGCTGAATTTGGCTTGGTTGTTGGCGTGAGTGCGGCCATCAACCGTTTGTCGCTTGCGGCGGCAACCGGCTTATTTTTCCTTTACTCCGCCCTGAATGGCGTCACACTGGCCAGCATTTTCATGGTGTATAGCCTTGGCTCGATTGGCGGGGTGTTTTTAGTCACTGCGGGCACATTCGGCGCCATGAGCCTTTATGGCCTTACCACAAAACGCGATTTGACAAAAATCGGCAGCTTGGCATTCATGGCGCTCATCGGCATTATCATTGCTGGTGTCGTGAATATGTTTTTGCACAGCTCGGTCTTAAGCCTTATCGTTAGCCTTATTGGCCTTGTTGTATTTATTGGCCTTACCGCATACGACACGCAGAAAATCAAGGAAATGGCTGCCATGACCAACGACGGGGAATCAGAAGGCAAAGTCGCCGTTTTAGGTGCACTTTCGCTTTACCTTGATTTTATCAACTTGTTTTTAATTTTGCTTCGCTTATTTGGTGGTGGCAAAGACGAGTAACCGATCAGTTCAGTTTAGCAGAAAAAGCGGCATATTCAGTGCCGCTTTTTTATTTTATTTGCTTGTAGGTATTCGGCAAAATCATACCTTTGTAGACTTTTACCGCGAAGTTATTTTTCACTTGAATTTCAACGGATAATGGTTTCAGAGTCGCAACTTCGGAAAATTATAGACCTTACGATTGAAGAGTTAGGCGAAAATGCCACCAAAGAAAATATCCAAGCTGTTGTGGCATCGGTTTTGGAAGCGTATGAACAACCGGACGCAGAGCGCCTTTCAGGAACGCCCTTGCTTCCTCAAAAAGCCTTGATAACAGTTTTGGGACCCAAAAAGCCTAACGCCCTTACCGCGCTTACTCCCGTTTTTTCCAAGCACAATTGCGACATCATTGACATTTCACAAAAAACGCTTCAGGCACACTTCTCACTCGTGTTCATCGTGGATATTTCCAAGCTAAACACGCCGTTTTCCGTTTTGCAACACGAACTTCAAAAAGAAGTGCAAGCACTCGGTTTGCAGCTTTTGGCCGCGCAAGAATGACCTGCGACTTTTCCCAAAACCATCGCCCGAAAGCCGCTCGCTATGAAAAAAGTTGAGACCCGTTTTAAAGTTAGAAGTTACGAACTGGACTCATTTGGACATGTCAATCATGCCGTTTATGTGCAATATTTGGAGTTTGCCCGCAGTGAAATGTTTCGCTCAATTGGATTTTCCATGCAAGACGCGTTTCGCAAGGGAATTTATCCGGTTGTGGCCAACTTAACTGTGAATTATCGTAAAGAGCTGCTGCTTCACGACGAAGTCTTGCTCACGTGCTTCATATCCAAAATTGGGCGCTCGTCTTTCACCATTCGCGAAGAGGGCTACAAACTGACAAACGGCCAAATGAAAGCCTTTGACGCAGAAGTTGTCATGGCATTTGTGGATAAAACTTCCTCCGTTTCTGTGATGATTCCAACGGAGGTGCGAAATCAATTTCAACAATTACTTTTTTCTTAACTGTAACGATGATCGAGCAAAATCATATTCTTGTTTTAAACGGCCCCAATCTTTCGCGTTTGGGAAAAAGAGAGCCCGGCGTTTATGGAAGTCGAACGTTGATGGACATCAATTCAAGTTTAGCCGCGGTATTTCCCAAAATTGGCTTTCAATTTGTTCAGTCGGAGTATGAAGGCAAATTGATTGAAGCGCTGTTTCAAGCCGAAGATCAGCCAGAAATGAAAGGCACGGTGCTCAACGCTGGCGCTCTGACGCATTACTCGATCGCACTCAGAGATGCAATTAAAGCCATTAGTAAACCTGTTGTCGAGGTGCACTTGTCTAACATTTATGCACGAGAGGAATTTCGTCGCAAGTCGGTCATTTCCGAAGTTTGCCTTGGCGTTATTAGTGGTTTTGGCGAGGAAGGCTATCACTTCGCAGTGGAAGCGCTTTTAAGCAATCTTTCGGAGTAAAAAAGCGCTATAGATAAGTTAGAGTTTAAACAAAGAGGAGCTGTAAAAAAGCTCCTCATAGTTGTGATGATAAATTTGTGGAGATGGCGGGACTCGAACCCGCGTCCAAGACATTGCAAGAGGTGGCTACCACACTCATCTTCGCTGTTTGGAAGTTCGCAAGCTACGACTCCAGCGACAAAGGTCAGCTTGCTATTCCGATTGTGTATTCACACCTGCCATCGGACATACAGGCGTGAAGCTTACTTGCGCGAGCGTTAGCTCAAGCGCGGGTTATGTCACCAAAAGGCTTCCGAATAAGCGCTTCCACCAGATGGCGTGACCGGCTAAATAACTATGTGTTAATTAGGCAGCCATTGCATACGAATAATCGTCTGCATCTACAGTTGCATAGACTTCTTTAACGAGTCCATCCATGCTGAAACTCGGAGTGCAACCAAATCCGACACATGCCTTGTCGAAACCGGTCATCCCCTATTTTCCTCAATTGCAATAAAAATGAACAAAGAGCCTTCATTATAGCATTTTTTTTACAAAAAAAGATGCTTCTGCACTAAAAATAAATTTGACAACTGAGCAATGCTTATTCTCTCTACGCCATGAAATGTTACACTTGAATGAACCGATTTTTAGTTCATCCGTGGATCTTCTGGCGTATTGGCAATAATGGCATAATCACCACCTTTGGCACGAAGCGCTCGAGCCCACATTCTATCATACACCGGATTAAAAACAACATTGGCGGTGGCTTTGGCCTGATACCAGGAGTCTTGATCTATTTCCTGCTGAAGCTGACCAGGCCCCCAACCTGAATAGCCAAGGAAAAAACGAAAATCATCGGGCGACGCGTGCCGCGTATTAATCATTGAACGAATGGTTTCGTAATTTCCGCCCCAATACACGCCATCCACAACCTCAATTGCATCTTCGATTTCGTCGCCAAGACGATGCAACACATGAACCGTATTTGGTTGAACTGGGCCGCCTGCATGTAAGGCAATATCCCAATCTTCAATGTCCTCAATGGCTTCACTGATGTTAATATCGAGCGGCTTATTGAGAATTAAGCCAAAAGTGCCTTCTTCATTATGTTCGCAAAGAAGCACAACGGAACGCTTAAAATTTGGGTCTATTAACTGCGCGCCGGCTATAAGAAGAATTCCTCGCTTTGGCGAAGCATAATCATCAAGCATAATACTTCACTTTTAGTTGATTAATGATGCTTTAATTCAATCCGATGGAAGCGGACAACTCGTTTTGCTTTTTCTTGAACATATATCGCGCATCCACGACGGTTTCAGTCCGTGTTTGCATGAAAATGAATCCTGGACGAGTGAGATTCTTAAGAGATTTTTGAGATAAAACTTAATGTACAAAAAAATTAAAAAAGCGCTTTTTATTTGCCCATTAACTTGGAGAGTGCACTGCGTATTTAAACGGGGGAAAAACGTATGCTTAACATGAGACGCGTCTCATCGCGCGTGACGATCCGGTTCATTTGATTTGTTCCATTGGAAAACAGATCGTTTGCGAGTTCCGCGTTCTTTTTGATCAAAATATGAGAATATTTCGTTCTTTTTGGCTGATCTTTTAGCAAACGGCTTGTCGGTTTTAATTATCCAAAAAGTCCAGATTCAAGTTCGGCAGCAATTTTCAGAACTTTTTCTTTGATCGGCTTAAATTGAGCGTTTTGTTCAACGTAAATCTCAAGCGCTTCAGCCGCCGTCATGGTTTTGCTCAAGTCGGGATTTCTTAAGCGTTTTGGCTTTTCATTCACCTCAACGCTTACTTCGGAAACCAGAAACGCTTCTTGCAACGCCTCTTTTATTGTAGAAATATCGATCTCCGATTTTTGATCGATCGAGCAAAGAATCCTAACTCGCACAATTGCATCTGCGATGTTTTTTTTGGCGATCTCAGCCAAAATAAAAGCCATCGGCTCAGGAGACTTGAGCGTCACATCTATATCGAAACTGACAAACGGCCTGGCTGGAGTTAGCACGCGCGCATAAGAAACACGCTTGGCATCATCAATTGTGACCATCACAAAGCCTTTTTCCTCATCACATTCGTTGAAGCTGATGCGCTCAATGCTACCTGAATAAACAACCGGCGGCTGATTGCCTGGATTCAAGTCCTGAAATTTATGAATATGGCCAAGTGCGATATAATCAAACTCTTTATGCGCCAGCGCGCCAACGGAAAACATTGGGTCTTTGGCAAGCAAAGTGATTCTCTCCGACTTGGACATCATGGCCGTGTCGATGTGCAAATGCCCGGCAAGAATGCTGGGAATTTCGTCCGGCTGCTCGCGAAGCGCATCGGCTTGCTCAAGAATGAATTCAAGGTAAAACTCATGAATTTTGCTCTTCAATTCTTCGGGAGAAAATGCCGCATACGCCTCTTTGGCAAACAAATTGGTTCTTACCGGCCACGGCAGCCCCACAATTCGCAACAAGCCCGACTTCGTTTCCACGAGCTGAACTTCCAACTTATCTATCACAACGACTTGCGCAGCCAGTTCCTGAAAAATTTGCAAGGCATTGGCTCGTCCGTGCGCAAATGGATGATCGTGATTGCCAACAACCATCACAACGGGAATATTCGCCTCGAGAATCGGCTTTAAGCAACGCGCAAAAATTTGCTGTTCGGTAGGGCTTGGCGTGGCATCACGATAAGCATCGCCGCAAAAAAGCAGTGCGTCTATTTTTTCATCGAGCGCTGTTTGAACTAAAAAGTCGAAGCTTTTTTGAAAATCGAGCAGCCGCGTGTTCAACCCGGCTTGCTGATCAAGCTTACCGTGCGTTGTGTAGCCAATGTGAATATCTGCGGTATGGAGAATTTTCATTTTTCCTGGAAAGAATTTACGCTTGACGAGCACAGCCTCGCCACCGAATTAACGCGGCGAGGCAATCTATTCGTGAGAAAATTCCTAATTGTAATTGTATTTGTTCCACAGCAGTCGCCAAAAATGCACATGCGAAGAGTAT
Above is a window of Chloroherpeton thalassium ATCC 35110 DNA encoding:
- a CDS encoding ACT domain-containing protein; translated protein: MVSESQLRKIIDLTIEELGENATKENIQAVVASVLEAYEQPDAERLSGTPLLPQKALITVLGPKKPNALTALTPVFSKHNCDIIDISQKTLQAHFSLVFIVDISKLNTPFSVLQHELQKEVQALGLQLLAAQE
- a CDS encoding Bax inhibitor-1/YccA family protein; translation: METRPFYYNPGYSQVSADVQNRVINQVFVWMALGLALTAGTAFATASSEAMMQLVFGNPIVFFGLIIAEFGLVVGVSAAINRLSLAAATGLFFLYSALNGVTLASIFMVYSLGSIGGVFLVTAGTFGAMSLYGLTTKRDLTKIGSLAFMALIGIIIAGVVNMFLHSSVLSLIVSLIGLVVFIGLTAYDTQKIKEMAAMTNDGESEGKVAVLGALSLYLDFINLFLILLRLFGGGKDE
- a CDS encoding YqgE/AlgH family protein, whose protein sequence is MLDDYASPKRGILLIAGAQLIDPNFKRSVVLLCEHNEEGTFGLILNKPLDINISEAIEDIEDWDIALHAGGPVQPNTVHVLHRLGDEIEDAIEVVDGVYWGGNYETIRSMINTRHASPDDFRFFLGYSGWGPGQLQQEIDQDSWYQAKATANVVFNPVYDRMWARALRAKGGDYAIIANTPEDPRMN
- the rpoN gene encoding RNA polymerase factor sigma-54; translation: MNTQSLSQRQVQTMRLSPQQLLYTKLLQLPLIQLEQRVKQELEENPMLEEFSESDEEAGQPEEMATDLSQNNDDENKLNEKSEQNEEDLYIAEKPTKDEPLPKDDDYTKEFDQEIEEYFPDGDEEGFNVPSFREEPSDESYFQPVFHESFTERVLNDLRYQDVTEKELAIAEEIVGNIDEDGYLRCPIEVIADGLMTTGIEVTEAEILKVLEKIWYIDPVGIGARNLQECLLIQLEAKYQRTEDIDDTLYEQAKLILNKYYHEFTMKHFEKLMTLLSISPEELTQALLLIQSFNPKPGGDVSASSNYIIPDFIVTFDGKNLVAFSNERNSFQIRISEQYKPLLEDKSQPKGAKEFVRNKYEAAKNFMTAIEMRRQTLQRVMNALLNLQYEFFTIGPNRLKPMILKDVAEVAGVDISTVSRVVNGKYVQAHKGILELKYFFSTGLETESGDEISNKLIKEKIKSFIEKEDTRKPLSDDKISEMLQQNGFKVARRTVAKYREQMNIPVARLRKQIQSLK
- the aroQ gene encoding type II 3-dehydroquinate dehydratase, with protein sequence MIEQNHILVLNGPNLSRLGKREPGVYGSRTLMDINSSLAAVFPKIGFQFVQSEYEGKLIEALFQAEDQPEMKGTVLNAGALTHYSIALRDAIKAISKPVVEVHLSNIYAREEFRRKSVISEVCLGVISGFGEEGYHFAVEALLSNLSE
- a CDS encoding acyl-CoA thioesterase, which encodes MKKVETRFKVRSYELDSFGHVNHAVYVQYLEFARSEMFRSIGFSMQDAFRKGIYPVVANLTVNYRKELLLHDEVLLTCFISKIGRSSFTIREEGYKLTNGQMKAFDAEVVMAFVDKTSSVSVMIPTEVRNQFQQLLFS
- the hslV gene encoding ATP-dependent protease subunit HslV, with translation MRATTVIGVLRNGKAALGSDGQMTYGNTILKHSTTKIRKMHDGKIIVGFAGATADALTLLERFEEKLQAYGGRLDRSAVELAKEWRMDKYLRRLEAMLAVVSREKALIISGTGDVIEPEDGIVAIGSGSMYALSAARALLKHTNCDAKTIVEESLNIAGEICIYTNTNIQIQEIV
- a CDS encoding metallophosphoesterase family protein yields the protein MKILHTADIHIGYTTHGKLDQQAGLNTRLLDFQKSFDFLVQTALDEKIDALLFCGDAYRDATPSPTEQQIFARCLKPILEANIPVVMVVGNHDHPFAHGRANALQIFQELAAQVVVIDKLEVQLVETKSGLLRIVGLPWPVRTNLFAKEAYAAFSPEELKSKIHEFYLEFILEQADALREQPDEIPSILAGHLHIDTAMMSKSERITLLAKDPMFSVGALAHKEFDYIALGHIHKFQDLNPGNQPPVVYSGSIERISFNECDEEKGFVMVTIDDAKRVSYARVLTPARPFVSFDIDVTLKSPEPMAFILAEIAKKNIADAIVRVRILCSIDQKSEIDISTIKEALQEAFLVSEVSVEVNEKPKRLRNPDLSKTMTAAEALEIYVEQNAQFKPIKEKVLKIAAELESGLFG
- the hslU gene encoding ATP-dependent protease ATPase subunit HslU; translated protein: MTETGDERDNKIPEHFLTPSQIVKELDKYIIGQREAKKSVAIALRNRLRRQRVEGALRDEIMPNNIIMIGPTGVGKTEIARRLAKLSGAPFVKVEASKFTEVGYVGRDVESMIRDLMDLAVGMVRSEQSVVVQEKAKQLAEERILDILLPPVKKIPAGFKKQQSAETDADTDEDKTENEINDRSREKMRDRLRNGKLDDKTIELEVSSDSQGMMQILGPFGPMEDIGGMMQDIISGLPKKRKKRRVTISEAKVILEQEETQKLIDMDAVVKEATQRVENSGIVFIDEIDKIASSSTGNGRSPDVSREGVQRDLLPIVEGSNVATKYGLVKTDHVLFIASGAFHVAKPSDLIPELQGRFPIRVELKSLQEDDFVKILTQPENALIKQYTALLKTENVELEFLEDGIQEIARIAAQVNESVENIGARRLHTIMTTLLEELMFNIPENIPDNKIVVDKAMVESRLSDIAKDRDLSRYIL